The genomic interval TGGGCCGGCGGGGGCGCCTTCTGCGGGCGGGTTGCGCGAACCGCTTCAGGGCCCGCGGGTCGGAGCGACGCGGGCTTTATCCGGCGGCCTCGAGGGCGTGGATCTTCCGCTTCCACAGGCGGCGGGCGGTGCGGACCTCCACCAGGCCGCCCTTGGGGCCGGGGATCGGCCCCTTCACGAGCAGGAGGTCGTTCTCCGCATCCACCGAAACCACCGGCAGGTTGCGGACGCTGACCCGCTCGTCGCCCATGTGGCCGCTCATGCGGATGCCTTTCTTGGGCTTGCCCGTGCCGAGGTTCGAGCTCCGCCCGCCGATGGAACCCGGGGACCGGTGCTTCCGCTCGACGCCGTGACTGGCCTCCTGGCCGCCGAAGCCGTGCCGCTTCATCGCTCCCTGGAAGCCCTTGCCCTTGGAGGTGCCGACGACGTCGACGTAGGTGACGTCCTCGAAGTCGGCGGCGGTGACACGCTGCCCCAGCTCAAAGGCCACGCCGTGGTTGGATTCTCCATCACCCGCCGCGGGCCCTTGCAGCCGGAGCTCGCGGTGGAACCGCTGGGGGGCCGCGCCGGCCTTGGCGTCGTGGCCGATGAGCGGCATCGTCGACGAGCGACCCTTGATCTCGGCGAAGCCGAGCTGCACGCCGTGGTAGCCGTCGAGCTCCAGGGTGCGGACCTGCGTCACCACGCAGGGCCCGACCTGGATGACGGTCACGGGCTGGTCGATGCCGTTCTCCCCGAAGAGGCGCGTCATCCCGACTTTGCGGCCGAGGATCATCCGGTTGGGCTGGGGGTTCTCTGGAGCGGACATCGGGTGGCTTTCAGGTTGCGGTTGCGGGTTTCGCTGGCGCCCCCGGTTTGGTCCGGGGCAGACAGCCGCGGCCCGGTCTTGACGGACTCTCCCAACTCGCGGCGGGCCGCGGCGTGGAGGTCTCCGTCAGAGGAACGGGCCTTGCCGGGAGCCGACACCTCGAGGCGGAGGGTCGGGGATCCCGGCTCCGGCATCGCGTCTTCGCCGGAGCGGAAACGGGCCGAGCGTGGGAGCGGGCAGCGGATCGAGCCGTCGAGGCCCGGCACGCTGCGGCGGGCGGGGAGGATAGCGGTGCGTCACACGCATCGCAAATCCCCCCCCCGGCGGACGGGCTTACGCCTTGATCTTCACGAAGACGCCCGCCGGGACCACGAGGCGGTTGAGCGCCTCGACGGTGCGGGCGTTGGGCTCGCGGATGTCGATGATCCGCTTGTGGGTGCGGATCTCGAACTGCTCGCGGGACTTCTTGTCGACGAAGGGCCCGCGGAGCACCGTGTAACGCTCGACGCGGGTGGGCAGCGGCACCGGCCCGGAAACCCGGGCGTTGGTCCGCTTGGCGTGATCGACGATCTCCGCGGCGGAGGCGTCGAGAGCCTGGTGGTCGTAGGCCTCCATGCGGATGCGGATCTTGCCGGTTTCCATCGGTACTTCTTGCGGTTCGGGGGTGCGGGGTGGGGATCCATCCACCGCCCAGCCGGCGGCGTCTGCGTCGATCGGCGACCACAGGAGCGAGACCCGGAAGCCGGTCCCGTCGCTGCGCCGCGTCGGGCAGCGTAATCAGGCGTCGCGGGCTGTCAACCGGGCCCGCGGCGCCGGCCCGGGCCGCGGAGGGACGCGTCGGGCCGGCGGGCGGCCCCGACCGCTTCTCGCGGGCCGCGGCACGGCCCCGTCGGGGCTGCGAGCGGGGTCCCGCAGCGGCCCGCTAGGCCTTCAGCGCAGCCCGCTTCTTCGGCGACTTCTTCGCCGTGGCCTGCTTCGTTGCCGCGGGCTTCTTCTTCGCGGGCGGAGTCGGGGTGAGCATCGGCTTCAAGAACCGCCCCGTGTGGCTCGCCGGGTTCGCGGCGACGTCTTCGGGCGTGCCCTCGGCGACGAGCTCGCCGCCGCGGTCGCCTCCTTCGGGCCCCATGTCCAGCAGCCAGTCGCTGCACTTGATGACGTCCATGTTGTGCTCGATGAGGACGACGGTGTTGCCGCCGACCTCCAGCACGGCGTCGCTGGCGGAGCGTGTGCCCTCGTCGACGAGGCGGTTGAGCACGCCGATGAGCTTGCGGACGTCCTCGAAGTGCAGCCCGGTCGTGGGCTCGTCGAGCACGTAGAGGGTGCGGCCGGTCGAACGCTTGCCCAGCTCGGTGGCGAGCTTGATGCGCTGGGCTTCGCCGCCGGAGAGCGTGGTGCTCTGCTGGCCGAGCTGGATGTAGCTGAGGCCGACGTCGTTGAGGGCTCCGAGCATCCGCTGCACGTCGGGGAAGGCCTCGAAGAAGCCGAGCGCCTCCTCGATGGTCATGTCCAGAACGTCCGCGATGTGCTTGCCGCGGTAGGTGACCTCGAGGGTCTCGCGGTTGTAGCGGGCGCCCTTGCACACGTCGCAGGTGACGAAGACGTCGGGCAGGAAGTGCATCTCGATCTTCTTGGTGCCCTGGCCCTGGCACGCCTCGCACCGGCCGCCCTTCACGTTGAAGCTGAAGCGGCCGGGCTTGTAGCCGCGGATCTTTGCCTCCTTGGTCTTGGTGAAGAGCGTGCGGATCGCGTCGAAGAGCCCGGTGTAGGTCGCCGGGTTGCTCCGCGGCGTCCGCCCGATCGGGCTCTGGTCGACCTCGATCACGCGATCGATCGACTCCATCCCCTTGATCGCTCTGTGCTCGCCGGGCTTCACGCGGGCGCCGGAGAGCTCCCGCTTCAGCCCCTTCATCAGGATCTGGTTGACGAGCGTGGACTTGCCCGATCCGGACACGCCGGTCACGGTCAGCAGGCCGCCGAGCGGGAAGCTCGCGTCGACGTTCTTGAGGTTGTTCGCCGCCGCCCCCTTCACGACCAGCGGCTTGCGGTGGTCCAGCCTGCGGCGCTTCTTCGGCACCTCCACCTTCTCGTCGCCCCGCAGGTATTTCGCGGTCAGCGAGTCGGGAAAAGCGATCACCTCGTCGATGGGGCCGGCCGCCACCACCTCGCCGCCGTGACGGCCCGGGCCCGGGCCGATGTCGATGAGGTGGTCGGCGGCGCGGATCGTGTCCTCGTCGTGCTCGACGACCAGCACCGTGTTGCCGATGTCCGCGAGGCTGCGCAGCGTGGCGATCAGCCGCTCGTTGTCGCGCTGGTGCAGGCCGATCGTCGGCTCGTCGAGCACGTAGCAGCAGCCGACCAGGCCCGAGCCCACCTGCGTCGCCAGGCGGATCCGCTGGGCCTCGCCGCCGGAGAGCGAGCCGGTGGTGCGGTTGAGGTTGAGGTAGCCGAGGCCGACGCTGCGCATGAAGCCGAGGCGGGCTTTGATCTCCTTGAGGATCGGCGCCGCGATGCTCGCGCCCTCCGGCGGCAGCTCCAGGGCGTCGAAGAAGCCGACCGCCTGCTCGATGGTCATGTTGACCACGTGGTCCATGTTCACCCAGCGGACGCCACCTTCCGTGGGCTCCGCGTTCGCGAAGCCCGCCGGATCGGTGCAGCGGGCGCCCGCGAGGTTCGCCTCGCGGACCGGAAGGAAGACGTGCAGCGACTCTTCGCGCAGCCGGGCGCCGTGGCAGGTCTCG from Phycisphaera mikurensis NBRC 102666 carries:
- the uvrA gene encoding excinuclease ABC subunit UvrA, which encodes MASDAFIRVRGARAHNLKSVDLDIPRDRLTVMTGLSGSGKSTLAFDTVYAEGQRKYMESLSAYARQFLDQMQKPDVESIEGLPPTIAIEQRGSSHNPRSTVATTTEIYDYLRLLLARTGTPRCWHVEPDSRVGQEKRCGHLISSQSASQIVDHVLALPEGTKLMILAPLVRGKKGHHREVFEGMQRQGFVRARADGELIDLRELAAGEVGKDGTVFTTKVQRYQKHQVEAVIDRIVVRHETDQQEARAEAGGEPSDVRSRIADSVELSLKLADGLVVIAVIHDDKSTTDTLFSEKYACPIHPECSLEDLEPRLFSFNSPYGACPACAGLGTVFEFDPELVIAEPHLGLADGLIEPWRKSGRRMNIFYNRLARRFAKDFGVTPQTAFEDMPADVQRILLHGSNPRDEKAHGAQFEGVIPNLQRRLETTDSEFIKQRLSGYLSEAGCETCHGARLREESLHVFLPVREANLAGARCTDPAGFANAEPTEGGVRWVNMDHVVNMTIEQAVGFFDALELPPEGASIAAPILKEIKARLGFMRSVGLGYLNLNRTTGSLSGGEAQRIRLATQVGSGLVGCCYVLDEPTIGLHQRDNERLIATLRSLADIGNTVLVVEHDEDTIRAADHLIDIGPGPGRHGGEVVAAGPIDEVIAFPDSLTAKYLRGDEKVEVPKKRRRLDHRKPLVVKGAAANNLKNVDASFPLGGLLTVTGVSGSGKSTLVNQILMKGLKRELSGARVKPGEHRAIKGMESIDRVIEVDQSPIGRTPRSNPATYTGLFDAIRTLFTKTKEAKIRGYKPGRFSFNVKGGRCEACQGQGTKKIEMHFLPDVFVTCDVCKGARYNRETLEVTYRGKHIADVLDMTIEEALGFFEAFPDVQRMLGALNDVGLSYIQLGQQSTTLSGGEAQRIKLATELGKRSTGRTLYVLDEPTTGLHFEDVRKLIGVLNRLVDEGTRSASDAVLEVGGNTVVLIEHNMDVIKCSDWLLDMGPEGGDRGGELVAEGTPEDVAANPASHTGRFLKPMLTPTPPAKKKPAATKQATAKKSPKKRAALKA
- the rplC gene encoding 50S ribosomal protein L3; the protein is MSAPENPQPNRMILGRKVGMTRLFGENGIDQPVTVIQVGPCVVTQVRTLELDGYHGVQLGFAEIKGRSSTMPLIGHDAKAGAAPQRFHRELRLQGPAAGDGESNHGVAFELGQRVTAADFEDVTYVDVVGTSKGKGFQGAMKRHGFGGQEASHGVERKHRSPGSIGGRSSNLGTGKPKKGIRMSGHMGDERVSVRNLPVVSVDAENDLLLVKGPIPGPKGGLVEVRTARRLWKRKIHALEAAG
- the rpsJ gene encoding 30S ribosomal protein S10; this translates as METGKIRIRMEAYDHQALDASAAEIVDHAKRTNARVSGPVPLPTRVERYTVLRGPFVDKKSREQFEIRTHKRIIDIREPNARTVEALNRLVVPAGVFVKIKA